One genomic window of Leptotrichia shahii includes the following:
- the holA gene encoding DNA polymerase III subunit delta gives MIYFIGGKKQREFKYFEILEKIRKENMRISESFFDVDLKENEKFLEKININSIFSSQELVVLKRAEKLKNIEEILKYIANLEIVNKEIVIDYDKEDGKFGAKLKRLLDELGKNKKMKVFLFQKETEEEIRAYVIDELEINGRDLALLLEMIGNNPFKVRNEVAKIKTFLNGEKFDIEKIKNVVSVEKEYQIYEMTRNILLNNPADVMRYLEQKKEYMGILYSLYSELETMYKISSLKKRGRKFSKNYNTFKMEFEEIKEIFKSNNRIPNSYVIFKKLELEQNYTNLNLKKLVFRCWEIEREIKTGKIEMETGVEMLIMEICSLFRKK, from the coding sequence ATGATTTATTTTATTGGCGGGAAAAAGCAGAGGGAATTTAAGTATTTTGAGATTTTGGAAAAAATACGGAAGGAAAATATGAGGATTAGTGAGAGTTTTTTCGATGTGGATTTAAAGGAAAATGAGAAGTTTCTGGAAAAAATAAATATTAATTCCATATTTTCAAGTCAGGAACTGGTTGTGTTGAAAAGAGCGGAAAAGCTCAAAAATATTGAGGAAATTTTGAAATACATAGCAAATCTTGAGATAGTAAATAAGGAAATTGTTATTGATTATGACAAGGAAGATGGGAAATTTGGGGCAAAGTTAAAAAGGTTGCTAGATGAGCTGGGAAAAAATAAGAAAATGAAAGTCTTTTTGTTCCAAAAGGAGACAGAAGAGGAAATACGGGCCTATGTTATAGATGAACTGGAAATAAACGGCAGGGATCTGGCATTGCTTTTGGAGATGATTGGGAATAATCCGTTTAAAGTTAGAAATGAAGTAGCAAAAATTAAGACTTTTCTGAATGGAGAAAAGTTTGATATTGAAAAAATAAAAAATGTTGTGTCGGTTGAAAAGGAATATCAAATTTATGAGATGACACGGAATATATTGTTGAATAATCCAGCAGATGTAATGAGATATTTGGAGCAGAAGAAAGAATATATGGGAATTTTGTATTCTCTTTACAGTGAACTTGAAACGATGTATAAAATAAGTTCATTGAAAAAACGAGGAAGAAAATTTAGTAAAAATTATAATACTTTCAAAATGGAATTTGAAGAGATAAAGGAAATTTTTAAATCCAATAACCGAATTCCAAATTCTTATGTGATTTTTAAAAAGCTGGAACTTGAGCAAAATTATACAAATTTAAATTTAAAAAAATTAGTTTTTAGATGCTGGGAAATTGAAAGAGAGATAAAGACTGGTAAAATAGAGATGGAAACAGGGGTTGAAATGTTAATTATGGAAATTTGCTCATTATTTAGAAAAAAATAA
- a CDS encoding TetR/AcrR family transcriptional regulator, with amino-acid sequence MEKSKKSYHHGNLREELIEKGIEVINEAGEEKLSLRKVAKMCGVSNAAPYTYFKKKSDLLYAMSDYIWGILAAELDKTRKKYENQEDLLVKLGKTYVMFFCANHRYYYFMISRKNMKIDLFSKFSKIENNNEKAFSILKIEATKILEKIGVTNQAIQDKILAMWALVQGLTTIMITNDIKYSESWEEKIEEIIKSVCIAK; translated from the coding sequence ATGGAAAAATCTAAAAAAAGCTACCATCATGGAAATTTACGAGAAGAATTGATTGAAAAAGGGATAGAGGTGATAAATGAAGCAGGAGAAGAAAAATTATCTCTAAGAAAAGTGGCTAAAATGTGTGGAGTAAGTAATGCGGCGCCGTACACATATTTTAAGAAAAAAAGTGATTTGCTTTACGCAATGAGTGATTATATCTGGGGAATATTGGCGGCGGAACTTGATAAGACAAGAAAAAAATATGAAAATCAAGAGGATTTATTGGTAAAATTAGGAAAAACATACGTTATGTTTTTTTGTGCGAATCACAGGTACTATTATTTTATGATTTCAAGAAAAAATATGAAAATAGATTTATTCTCAAAGTTTTCAAAAATAGAAAATAATAATGAAAAAGCCTTTAGCATATTAAAAATTGAGGCCACGAAAATACTTGAAAAAATTGGAGTAACAAATCAGGCTATACAAGATAAAATTTTGGCAATGTGGGCGTTAGTGCAAGGACTGACAACAATAATGATTACAAATGATATAAAGTATTCTGAAAGCTGGGAAGAAAAAATAGAGGAGATAATAAAATCAGTTTGTATAGCAAAGTAA
- a CDS encoding NAD(P)H-dependent oxidoreductase, with protein MELIIHDLDNGKLENLKWKIEKKEKITDKIKESINQKKIIDDEDISIICDNNRIKSCMGCFECWIKTPGKCKIRDGYENLAKLYSKADKVVIISQCVYGSYSPFVKNVLDRTIPYLLPFFKFKNKEMHHITRNKTKFDLNVYFYGKNLSQNEKIAAKEIVKANSVNLDVKTFKVSFLED; from the coding sequence ATGGAATTAATTATACACGATTTAGATAATGGAAAATTGGAAAATTTAAAGTGGAAAATTGAAAAAAAGGAAAAAATTACAGATAAAATAAAAGAGAGCATAAATCAAAAAAAAATAATAGATGATGAAGACATATCTATAATTTGTGATAATAATAGAATTAAAAGCTGCATGGGATGTTTTGAATGCTGGATTAAAACTCCAGGGAAATGTAAAATTAGGGATGGATATGAAAATTTAGCAAAATTATATTCAAAAGCAGACAAAGTTGTGATTATAAGTCAATGTGTCTATGGTTCTTATAGTCCGTTTGTAAAAAATGTGCTAGATAGGACAATTCCATATTTATTGCCATTTTTTAAATTTAAAAATAAAGAAATGCACCATATTACACGGAATAAAACGAAATTTGACTTAAATGTATATTTTTATGGAAAAAATTTGTCACAAAATGAAAAGATAGCCGCTAAAGAAATAGTAAAGGCTAATAGCGTGAATTTAGATGTAAAAACTTTTAAGGTTTCTTTTTTAGAAGATTAG